A window of the Microbacterium sp. LWH13-1.2 genome harbors these coding sequences:
- a CDS encoding ComEA family DNA-binding protein, with protein MPESAAPSTPPRRLRLGVGAAIVLALVVLSAAVGLGLMRGQAAPTESVPLATDAAAGGGSSGELYVHVLGAVEHPGLYVLDLDSRLVDAVAAAGGTTGDADLTAINLARLLADGEQIIVPTVGVAVDEPGTVAPSDDRVDLNTADQAALETLPRIGPALAERIIAWRDENGRFQSVDDLLAVPGIGEKLLAGIRDGVRV; from the coding sequence ATGCCCGAATCCGCCGCTCCGTCGACTCCGCCGCGCCGTCTGCGACTGGGTGTCGGAGCCGCGATCGTGCTGGCGCTCGTCGTCCTGTCGGCGGCCGTCGGACTCGGGCTGATGCGAGGTCAGGCGGCACCGACCGAATCGGTGCCGCTGGCCACCGACGCAGCGGCGGGCGGCGGCTCGTCGGGGGAGCTCTATGTGCATGTGCTCGGCGCCGTCGAGCATCCGGGTCTCTACGTCCTCGATCTCGACTCTCGGCTGGTCGACGCGGTGGCGGCTGCAGGGGGGACCACCGGCGACGCCGACCTGACCGCGATCAATCTCGCGCGCCTGCTCGCCGATGGCGAGCAGATCATCGTTCCGACGGTCGGCGTGGCGGTGGACGAGCCGGGGACTGTGGCGCCCTCCGACGACCGTGTCGACCTGAACACGGCGGATCAGGCTGCGCTCGAGACGCTGCCGCGCATCGGTCCCGCCCTGGCCGAGCGGATCATCGCCTGGCGCGACGAGAACGGGAGGTTCCAATCCGTCGACGACCTCCTCGCGGTTCCAGGCATCGGTGAGAAGCTGCTCGCCGGCATCCGCGACGGCGTGCGGGTGTGA
- a CDS encoding FAD-dependent oxidoreductase: MHDLIVIGAGLAGLRCAGLLSAGGLDVVVLEAADAVGGRQRTDIVDGFRLDRGFQVLNPAYPALRRSVDLDALALGSFPVGVRVRMEEGMAELRHPLRYPLSIATSLRSGLVNGRDAVALARWAAPALAQPLSRLARNDVTVREAWDSAGLRGPLRSAVLEPFLTGVLAESRGETSNAFARLLVRYFVLGRPGLPAQGIAAVPEQLAAHARAMGADIRLGASAGRMTALGEEIRVELIDGDSVRAARVVVAAGPDAVTDLTGLARPATNGLQTWWFTAVEPPTASALLTVDGRSRGRGPVVNTVVMTHTVPSYAPAGRHLIAATCLLPRGADPAEENDVRRHLSEIWGVDVSAWELIRRDDIADALPAQPAPLGAARSPRYAERLYVAGDHRDTASIQGALASGERAARAVLSDAGPSRSAASLHR, encoded by the coding sequence ATGCATGACCTCATCGTGATCGGCGCCGGACTCGCGGGGCTCCGATGCGCCGGATTGCTCTCCGCAGGCGGGCTCGATGTCGTCGTCCTCGAGGCCGCGGATGCGGTCGGAGGACGCCAGCGCACGGACATCGTCGATGGGTTTCGGCTGGATCGCGGGTTCCAGGTGCTCAACCCGGCTTACCCGGCGCTCCGGCGCAGCGTCGATCTCGACGCGCTCGCCCTCGGAAGCTTCCCTGTGGGTGTGCGGGTCCGCATGGAGGAGGGGATGGCCGAGCTGCGGCATCCGCTGCGGTATCCGCTGTCGATCGCCACATCGCTGCGCAGCGGCCTGGTGAACGGTCGGGATGCCGTCGCGCTGGCACGCTGGGCCGCGCCGGCGTTGGCGCAACCGCTCTCCCGTCTCGCCCGAAACGATGTCACCGTGCGCGAGGCATGGGATTCCGCGGGGCTCCGCGGCCCACTCCGCTCCGCCGTGCTCGAGCCGTTCCTCACGGGAGTCTTGGCGGAGAGCCGTGGCGAGACGTCGAACGCATTCGCCCGGCTGCTCGTGCGGTACTTCGTGCTCGGCCGCCCCGGCCTACCCGCACAAGGGATCGCTGCGGTCCCCGAGCAGCTTGCCGCGCACGCGCGCGCGATGGGAGCCGACATCCGTCTCGGCGCCAGCGCGGGACGCATGACAGCGCTCGGAGAGGAGATCAGGGTGGAGCTGATCGACGGCGACTCCGTCCGCGCGGCCCGGGTGGTCGTCGCGGCCGGCCCCGATGCGGTCACCGACCTCACCGGGCTTGCCCGTCCGGCGACGAACGGTCTGCAGACGTGGTGGTTCACCGCCGTCGAACCTCCGACCGCATCCGCGTTGCTGACCGTCGACGGCCGAAGCCGAGGCCGAGGCCCCGTCGTGAACACCGTTGTGATGACGCACACCGTGCCCTCGTATGCCCCGGCCGGACGCCACCTCATCGCCGCGACCTGCCTGCTGCCGCGCGGCGCTGATCCCGCCGAGGAGAACGACGTCCGACGCCACCTGAGTGAGATCTGGGGTGTGGACGTCAGCGCGTGGGAGCTGATCCGGCGCGACGACATCGCCGATGCGCTCCCGGCCCAACCGGCCCCGCTCGGTGCAGCACGGTCGCCGCGCTACGCCGAGCGGCTGTACGTCGCAGGCGACCACCGGGACACCGCGTCGATCCAAGGCGCCCTCGCATCGGGGGAACGTGCCGCACGCGCGGTCCTGAGCGACGCAGGACCGTCGAGAAGCGCCGCATCGCTTCACCGCTGA
- a CDS encoding cryptochrome/photolyase family protein — translation MVLSVNRRGSRRYGRLGAVGRWPGIPSYAGAMERTLRNLVIVLGDQLDLEASGFDGFDPLRDAVWMAEVAEESTHVWSSKPRTALFLSAMRHCAAEMRAAGREVHYTSLDDPDNRGTLADQLLADVARLTPASLQMTAPGDWRVLESLRQVAADADIPLDIREDRHFFCTVGEFAAHMHERRTLRMEYFYREQRQRFGILLTPEGKPEGGAWNYDAENRKAFPAQGPGLVPPRAVFEPDEVTRDVLALVTERFADHPGCLDGFAWPVTRAQALESLALFIDERLPWFGDFQDAQWPGEPWLWHAHLSAAMNLKLLDPREIVAAAETAYRDGRAPLASVEGFVRQILGWREYVRGIYWTQMPGYARRNALDAHEPLPGWYWTGDTSMACMADAIGTTLENGYAHHIQRLMVTGLYALLLGVEPTEVHAWYLAVYVDAVEWVELPNTLGMSQFADGGLMGSKPYAASGAYISRMSPHCRTCRFDPKKRVGADACPITTLYWDFLMRHQETLSSNPRMALQVRNVDRIDDDERAAIGRRASAIRRGEVVENA, via the coding sequence ATGGTGCTCAGCGTGAACCGGCGAGGGAGCAGGAGATACGGCCGACTCGGAGCGGTCGGCCGCTGGCCCGGCATCCCGTCGTACGCTGGTGCCATGGAGCGGACGCTGCGCAATCTGGTGATCGTGCTCGGCGACCAGCTCGATCTCGAGGCGAGCGGGTTCGACGGGTTCGATCCGCTCAGGGATGCGGTGTGGATGGCCGAGGTCGCTGAGGAGTCCACTCACGTGTGGAGCAGCAAGCCGCGAACCGCGCTGTTCCTGTCGGCCATGCGCCATTGCGCGGCCGAGATGCGTGCCGCGGGACGAGAGGTGCATTACACGTCTCTCGACGATCCCGACAACCGCGGCACGCTCGCCGATCAACTCCTCGCCGATGTAGCGCGGCTGACTCCCGCATCGCTCCAGATGACCGCCCCCGGTGACTGGCGGGTGCTCGAATCGCTGCGGCAGGTGGCGGCGGATGCCGACATCCCCCTCGACATCCGTGAGGACCGCCATTTCTTCTGCACGGTGGGCGAGTTCGCTGCTCACATGCACGAGCGCAGAACGTTGCGGATGGAGTACTTCTACCGGGAGCAACGTCAGCGCTTCGGGATCCTCCTGACGCCGGAGGGGAAGCCCGAGGGCGGCGCGTGGAATTACGACGCTGAGAACCGCAAGGCTTTTCCGGCGCAGGGGCCGGGGCTGGTGCCGCCGAGGGCGGTGTTCGAGCCGGATGAGGTGACCCGTGACGTTCTCGCGCTCGTCACCGAACGCTTCGCCGACCACCCCGGTTGCCTCGACGGGTTCGCGTGGCCGGTCACCCGCGCACAGGCGCTGGAGTCGCTCGCGCTCTTCATCGACGAGCGCCTGCCCTGGTTCGGAGATTTCCAGGACGCCCAGTGGCCGGGCGAGCCGTGGCTGTGGCACGCTCATCTGTCCGCCGCGATGAACCTGAAGCTCCTTGATCCGCGTGAGATCGTCGCCGCAGCGGAGACCGCGTATCGCGACGGACGTGCCCCGCTGGCCTCAGTCGAAGGCTTCGTCCGGCAGATTCTCGGATGGCGCGAGTACGTCCGCGGAATCTATTGGACCCAGATGCCGGGGTATGCCCGCCGCAACGCGTTGGACGCGCATGAGCCGCTGCCTGGCTGGTACTGGACGGGCGACACCTCGATGGCGTGCATGGCCGACGCGATCGGCACCACGCTGGAGAACGGCTACGCCCATCACATCCAGCGGCTGATGGTGACCGGTCTCTACGCCCTGCTCCTCGGGGTCGAGCCGACGGAAGTGCACGCCTGGTACCTCGCCGTCTACGTCGACGCCGTCGAGTGGGTGGAACTGCCCAACACCCTGGGCATGAGCCAGTTCGCCGACGGCGGGCTGATGGGAAGCAAACCCTACGCGGCATCCGGTGCATACATCTCGCGGATGAGCCCACACTGCCGAACGTGCCGATTCGACCCGAAGAAACGCGTCGGGGCGGACGCCTGCCCGATCACCACTCTCTACTGGGATTTTCTGATGCGCCACCAGGAGACTCTCTCCTCGAACCCGCGCATGGCCCTGCAGGTGCGCAACGTCGATCGGATCGACGACGACGAACGCGCGGCGATCGGACGGCGCGCGTCGGCGATCCGCAGAGGGGAGGTCGTCGAGAATGCATGA
- a CDS encoding NAD-dependent epimerase/dehydratase family protein: MSTGGHPSQPNSIQRGDMKITVIGGTGLIGARVVRQLRASGHDVLVAARSTGVNSFTGEGLEDALTGADVLVDVSNSSYTDEAGAQEFFYTSTMNLLSYGEAAGVGHHVALSVVGTDRLARAEGGYFVAKQQQERLIIESHRPYSLVHATQFFEFIRSITDHAVRGGAVRVADVLVQPMAADDVARAVVDTSLGQPLYGMVEFGGPEVFSLKDLAVMDLSFRQDEREVVPDPLGTYFGARLASRDLLPEATASIAQRRYHDWRIQTPEVVEDITA, from the coding sequence TTGAGTACGGGCGGACATCCGTCGCAGCCGAACAGCATTCAGAGGGGCGACATGAAAATCACGGTGATCGGTGGAACAGGCTTGATCGGAGCGAGGGTCGTCCGTCAGCTGAGGGCATCCGGGCACGACGTTCTCGTCGCCGCCCGCTCCACGGGCGTCAACTCCTTCACGGGGGAGGGGCTGGAAGACGCGCTGACAGGTGCAGACGTTCTGGTCGACGTGTCGAACTCCTCTTACACGGACGAAGCGGGGGCGCAAGAATTCTTCTACACCTCCACCATGAACCTGCTCAGCTACGGGGAAGCAGCCGGCGTAGGGCACCATGTCGCCCTTTCCGTCGTCGGCACCGATCGTCTGGCCCGTGCCGAAGGCGGGTACTTCGTCGCGAAACAGCAGCAGGAACGGCTCATCATCGAGTCTCACCGCCCATACTCGCTCGTACACGCGACTCAGTTCTTCGAATTCATTCGCAGCATCACCGACCATGCGGTGCGCGGCGGGGCCGTCCGGGTCGCCGATGTGCTGGTGCAGCCCATGGCAGCCGACGATGTCGCACGGGCTGTCGTTGACACGTCGCTCGGGCAGCCGCTCTACGGGATGGTGGAGTTCGGTGGCCCGGAGGTCTTCAGTCTCAAGGACCTGGCGGTGATGGATCTGAGCTTCCGCCAGGACGAGCGGGAAGTCGTGCCCGACCCGCTCGGGACCTATTTCGGTGCTCGACTCGCGAGCCGTGACCTTCTTCCGGAGGCCACAGCCTCGATTGCTCAGCGGAGGTACCACGACTGGCGCATTCAGACCCCGGAAGTCGTTGAAGACATCACGGCTTGA
- a CDS encoding UBP-type zinc finger domain-containing protein yields MTMDLSIVDPTVPPSGNVCVQCDAEGSWWVHLRRCAACGHVGCCNNSPGQHATAHFLQTGHPVIASFEPGEDWFWDYRSDSYAEPVVLAPPLSHPLDQAAPGPASRLPADWRAQAAKQR; encoded by the coding sequence ATGACCATGGATCTCTCAATTGTCGACCCGACGGTCCCGCCGTCGGGAAATGTGTGTGTGCAGTGCGATGCGGAAGGCAGCTGGTGGGTGCATCTGCGCCGGTGCGCTGCCTGCGGTCATGTTGGCTGCTGCAACAATTCGCCCGGTCAGCACGCGACGGCGCACTTCCTTCAGACCGGCCATCCCGTCATCGCAAGCTTCGAGCCGGGCGAGGACTGGTTCTGGGACTACCGGAGCGACAGCTACGCCGAGCCGGTCGTTCTGGCGCCACCGTTGAGCCATCCCCTCGATCAGGCAGCGCCCGGCCCCGCGAGTCGGCTTCCGGCAGACTGGCGCGCGCAGGCGGCGAAACAACGATGA
- a CDS encoding sigma-70 family RNA polymerase sigma factor → MNPQQQYVYDSDDESLMAFVTQRRRLFGIAYRILGSAFEAEDVVQDTWIRWQLCDQATVRNPAAFLATTTTRLAINVLNSARSRRETYVGSWLPTPVDTSDDPMLGAERSEALELATLFLMERLTATERAAYVLREAFTYPYAKIADILSTTEASARQLVSRARKHLSTDAVHVSSREEQKRLFRTFLDAAQGGDATELEKLLAADAVSYTDGGGVVHRTARRPICGRETLIRFLVGVSTWFWGDVTIEIVEANGHDSALLYRAGKPFALLTVSARVGSVQEIFWVMNPEKLAPIAPSVPLAL, encoded by the coding sequence ATGAACCCGCAACAGCAATACGTGTACGACTCAGATGACGAGTCGCTGATGGCCTTCGTCACTCAGCGTCGGCGATTGTTCGGCATCGCCTATCGGATTCTCGGCAGCGCTTTTGAAGCGGAGGATGTCGTGCAGGACACGTGGATTCGATGGCAACTGTGCGATCAGGCAACGGTGCGAAACCCCGCCGCTTTTCTCGCGACAACCACCACGCGCCTCGCCATCAACGTCCTCAACAGTGCCCGTTCTCGACGCGAAACCTATGTCGGTTCGTGGTTGCCGACGCCCGTCGATACCTCAGACGATCCGATGCTCGGAGCTGAACGATCTGAGGCACTCGAGCTCGCCACCTTGTTCCTCATGGAGCGACTCACTGCTACCGAACGCGCGGCATATGTGCTCCGGGAAGCGTTCACCTACCCTTACGCGAAGATCGCGGACATCCTCAGCACAACGGAAGCTTCTGCCCGCCAGCTGGTCAGCAGGGCACGAAAGCATCTGTCGACGGATGCTGTGCACGTGAGCAGCCGAGAAGAACAGAAACGACTCTTCCGCACGTTTCTCGACGCAGCCCAGGGGGGAGACGCAACGGAGCTAGAGAAGCTTCTCGCTGCCGACGCTGTGAGCTACACCGACGGCGGCGGTGTGGTTCATCGCACCGCCAGGCGACCTATCTGCGGGCGGGAGACGCTCATTCGATTCCTCGTCGGCGTCTCGACGTGGTTCTGGGGTGATGTGACCATCGAAATCGTCGAGGCGAACGGCCACGACAGTGCCCTGTTGTACCGAGCAGGAAAGCCGTTCGCGCTCCTCACGGTCTCCGCCCGCGTGGGCTCGGTGCAAGAAATTTTCTGGGTGATGAATCCCGAGAAGCTCGCACCGATTGCGCCCTCCGTGCCCCTGGCGCTGTAG
- a CDS encoding alpha/beta hydrolase, giving the protein MVDHTLEPDARAFADATSKPPYLTNLGVDGARELLDQVQASPTAKPDIDEEWISVPADVGQVRVRIVKPVGSAAALPVVLYVHGGGWVLGNAGTHDRLVREIAVGVNAAIVFVEYDRSPEVRHPVAVEQVYATARWIMNEGATKGLDASRLAIAGDSVGGNMAAVVAILAKRRGDVTFIHQSLYYPVTDAGQDTDSYREFAEGFHLRADAMAWFWDSYLPDLDARKDVTASPLQASVDDLRGLPETLLVVDENDVLRDEGEAYGRKLIEAGIRATLVRYDATIHDFMMLNPLRTSAASTAAIEQAVRTLRQAFATAN; this is encoded by the coding sequence ATGGTCGATCACACCCTGGAGCCGGATGCACGAGCATTCGCGGACGCCACCTCGAAGCCGCCGTATCTCACCAACCTCGGCGTCGATGGCGCCCGCGAGCTGTTAGACCAAGTTCAAGCGTCCCCGACCGCAAAACCCGACATCGATGAGGAATGGATCTCTGTCCCCGCCGACGTCGGTCAGGTGCGAGTGCGCATCGTCAAGCCGGTTGGCTCCGCTGCGGCGCTGCCGGTTGTCCTCTACGTGCATGGCGGCGGGTGGGTGCTCGGCAACGCTGGCACCCATGATCGGCTGGTGAGAGAGATCGCTGTCGGCGTCAACGCAGCGATAGTGTTCGTCGAGTATGACCGGTCCCCGGAAGTGCGCCACCCCGTCGCCGTCGAACAGGTATACGCGACCGCGCGCTGGATCATGAACGAAGGCGCAACGAAGGGCCTGGACGCGTCTCGTCTCGCGATCGCCGGCGATTCCGTCGGTGGAAACATGGCCGCTGTTGTCGCGATCCTTGCGAAGCGGCGTGGCGACGTCACCTTCATTCACCAGTCGCTGTACTACCCCGTCACCGATGCGGGCCAGGACACTGACAGCTACCGTGAGTTTGCTGAAGGATTCCACCTGCGCGCTGATGCGATGGCGTGGTTCTGGGACAGCTATCTGCCGGATCTTGACGCTCGCAAGGACGTCACCGCGTCGCCGTTGCAGGCTTCCGTTGACGATCTCAGGGGACTGCCGGAGACGCTCCTCGTGGTCGATGAGAACGATGTCCTTCGCGACGAAGGCGAGGCATACGGACGAAAGCTCATCGAGGCGGGAATCCGCGCGACCCTCGTCCGCTACGACGCCACAATCCACGACTTCATGATGCTCAATCCGCTACGGACCTCAGCCGCAAGCACGGCGGCGATTGAGCAGGCCGTGCGGACCCTCCGCCAAGCCTTCGCCACCGCAAACTAG
- a CDS encoding NAD(P)H-dependent oxidoreductase: protein MSGGPDFSGLRAVFVNCTLKPSPQVSNTQGLMDLSVDLMRSHGVEVQTLRFVDFDVPPGVYPDMREHGWASDEWLTDVWPAIKAADILVVGGPLWLGDNASVTRKLIERLYAMSGEYNAQGQYVYYGKTGGAIITGNEDGVKHASASILYSLQHVGCVIPPGADAGWIGEIGPGPSYLDPGSGGPENDFTRRNVTFMTWNLMHMASMLRAAGGIPAWGNLRGAWDSGERFGLSANPEYR from the coding sequence ATGAGCGGCGGGCCTGATTTCAGCGGGTTGCGTGCCGTCTTCGTTAATTGCACTCTCAAACCAAGTCCGCAGGTGAGTAACACCCAAGGACTCATGGACCTCAGTGTCGACCTGATGAGATCCCATGGTGTCGAGGTGCAAACGCTTCGCTTCGTCGACTTTGACGTGCCTCCGGGTGTCTACCCCGATATGCGCGAACACGGCTGGGCGAGCGATGAGTGGCTCACCGACGTATGGCCGGCGATCAAGGCCGCCGACATCCTCGTCGTTGGCGGGCCTTTGTGGCTCGGGGACAACGCATCGGTCACTCGCAAACTCATCGAACGCCTCTACGCGATGAGCGGCGAATACAATGCCCAAGGTCAGTATGTCTACTACGGGAAGACTGGCGGCGCGATCATCACCGGCAATGAAGACGGGGTCAAGCACGCATCCGCTTCAATCCTGTACAGCCTCCAACACGTGGGATGCGTCATACCTCCAGGTGCCGACGCGGGCTGGATAGGCGAGATCGGTCCCGGACCGAGCTACTTGGACCCAGGTTCCGGAGGTCCGGAGAATGACTTCACTCGTCGAAATGTGACGTTTATGACCTGGAACCTGATGCACATGGCCAGCATGCTTCGAGCAGCTGGCGGTATCCCCGCGTGGGGAAATCTTCGAGGGGCGTGGGACAGCGGAGAACGCTTTGGCCTGAGCGCGAATCCCGAGTATCGCTGA
- a CDS encoding DUF3253 domain-containing protein — MQWRAAWATVWNEVRYCSAACRSRKVTRKDRELEDAILALLAPLGAKGAICPSDAARAVGGEAWHELVEPARRAARRLVAAGTVDIIQDGRVVDASSARSPMQIRRRSSGA, encoded by the coding sequence ATGCAGTGGCGTGCGGCGTGGGCGACCGTCTGGAACGAGGTCAGGTACTGCTCGGCCGCGTGCCGTTCTCGCAAGGTGACGCGGAAGGATCGCGAGCTCGAGGATGCGATTCTCGCTCTGCTCGCGCCACTCGGCGCGAAGGGAGCGATCTGTCCCTCGGACGCCGCACGTGCGGTCGGCGGTGAGGCGTGGCATGAGCTGGTGGAGCCCGCGCGCCGCGCCGCTCGACGGCTGGTGGCTGCGGGGACCGTCGACATCATTCAGGACGGACGTGTCGTAGACGCATCCTCAGCCAGAAGTCCCATGCAGATCCGTCGGCGCTCGTCCGGCGCGTGA
- a CDS encoding RNA polymerase sigma-70 factor: MEDVTATNPDHPSRSGDLAAAVQVFDAHRRRLFGIAYRMLSSVADAEDIVQETWIRWQNTDRTQIQEPVAFLATIATRLSINVLQSAHARRETYIGPWLPEPVNTDNDPALGAERAEALHFAILLTLEKLTPTERAAYILREAFDYPYPRIAEVISSSVVSARQLVSRARTHLSSARVVTVDTIAQRRLLEAFLVAAQKGDAKELEALFASDVVSYTDGNGAKLAARIPVIGSARVAKFVAAFSHHFWTDKTIGWVHVNGQPAATLTENGTVTAMVTATTTNDGILQLLWVMSPQKLGHVTAASA, from the coding sequence ATGGAAGACGTGACAGCTACAAATCCTGATCATCCCAGCAGAAGCGGTGACCTCGCCGCTGCCGTCCAGGTCTTCGACGCGCATCGTCGGCGCCTGTTCGGCATCGCATACCGGATGTTGAGCAGCGTGGCTGATGCAGAAGACATCGTTCAGGAGACGTGGATCCGGTGGCAGAACACCGATCGGACACAGATTCAGGAGCCCGTCGCGTTCCTGGCCACGATAGCGACCAGGCTCTCGATCAACGTCCTGCAGTCAGCGCACGCACGACGTGAGACCTACATCGGGCCGTGGCTCCCGGAGCCGGTCAACACGGATAACGACCCAGCTCTCGGCGCCGAGCGCGCCGAAGCGTTGCATTTCGCGATCCTGCTAACCCTCGAGAAGCTGACCCCGACCGAGCGGGCAGCGTACATTCTGCGCGAAGCATTCGACTATCCCTACCCGCGCATCGCTGAGGTGATCTCCAGCAGTGTCGTCAGCGCTCGACAACTCGTCAGCAGAGCACGCACGCACCTGTCCTCGGCCCGCGTTGTGACAGTAGACACGATCGCGCAGCGCCGATTGCTGGAAGCCTTCCTCGTCGCTGCGCAAAAAGGCGACGCCAAAGAACTCGAAGCACTCTTCGCATCCGACGTCGTGAGCTACACAGACGGGAACGGCGCGAAGCTCGCTGCCCGCATCCCTGTCATCGGAAGTGCACGGGTAGCGAAGTTCGTCGCGGCGTTCTCGCACCACTTTTGGACTGACAAGACAATCGGCTGGGTTCATGTCAACGGTCAACCCGCCGCAACACTTACAGAGAACGGCACGGTGACCGCCATGGTGACAGCGACAACAACGAACGACGGCATCCTTCAACTTCTCTGGGTGATGAGCCCGCAGAAGCTCGGACATGTCACCGCGGCCAGCGCATGA
- a CDS encoding SDR family oxidoreductase, giving the protein MRIVVLGGTGQVGRKIVEKLERRAQAVVVASPTSGVDARTGRGLDAALEYADAVIDVTNAPDLSGDAAREFFEASTHRLLEAEERAGVKHHVVLSIVGADHAGEDGYFAAKGLQERLVQSGPIAHSILRSTQFFDFARSIAEWNTAQDTVHLPAKRVQPVASSDVAEVLVELAMGDPLGGAIDFAGPEQMPLPEFVHRVLRVDHDPRYVIEDAETTLVGFNVSGDLLLPRSPMRLAPTTLESWVHQEGQRKLSGVR; this is encoded by the coding sequence ATGCGAATCGTTGTATTGGGCGGAACCGGCCAAGTTGGCCGGAAGATCGTCGAAAAGCTCGAACGAAGAGCTCAGGCCGTTGTCGTTGCTTCACCGACCAGCGGGGTGGACGCGAGAACCGGACGCGGGCTCGACGCCGCGCTCGAATACGCCGACGCGGTGATCGATGTGACCAATGCTCCCGATCTCTCCGGAGATGCGGCGCGGGAGTTCTTCGAGGCCAGCACTCACCGGTTGCTGGAAGCCGAAGAACGCGCCGGCGTGAAGCACCATGTGGTCCTCTCGATCGTCGGGGCCGATCACGCAGGTGAAGACGGTTACTTTGCGGCAAAGGGTCTCCAGGAACGGCTTGTACAATCGGGGCCGATCGCTCACTCCATCCTGCGATCGACTCAGTTCTTCGATTTTGCTCGCAGCATCGCCGAATGGAACACCGCCCAGGACACGGTGCATCTACCCGCGAAGCGCGTTCAACCGGTCGCGTCGTCGGATGTCGCGGAAGTTCTCGTGGAACTGGCGATGGGAGATCCGCTGGGCGGCGCCATTGACTTCGCCGGCCCGGAGCAGATGCCCCTGCCCGAGTTCGTGCACCGCGTGCTGCGGGTCGACCACGATCCGCGCTACGTCATCGAAGATGCGGAGACCACCCTCGTGGGCTTCAACGTCTCCGGAGATCTCCTCCTCCCCCGCTCACCCATGCGCCTTGCACCCACCACGCTGGAATCTTGGGTGCACCAAGAAGGACAGCGGAAGCTTTCAGGAGTCCGTTGA
- a CDS encoding alpha/beta hydrolase — protein MTDLKPTIVLVHGAFAESASWNGVITRLQEQGLDAVAVANPLRTLAGDAAYVRDVITSIPGAVILVGHSYGGLVITEAAADNDAVVGLVYVSAFVPDTGESALSLSSSAPGSTLGDALSVYPVTTGGNEFAIRPDVFRHQFAADVAEDVAALMAATQRPVTEAALSETLSTSRPAWKDVPSWHVFGEQDLNIPVAVLRAGAERAASRATHEISGASHAVPVSNPGVVAEMITKAEQAYAATLEGAA, from the coding sequence ATGACCGACTTGAAGCCCACCATCGTCCTCGTTCACGGCGCCTTCGCCGAATCTGCCTCGTGGAACGGGGTTATCACCCGTCTGCAGGAACAGGGGCTCGACGCAGTCGCTGTCGCGAACCCGCTGCGTACGCTCGCCGGCGACGCTGCCTACGTCCGCGATGTCATCACCTCCATCCCCGGGGCCGTCATCCTCGTAGGTCACTCGTACGGCGGCCTGGTGATCACTGAAGCTGCAGCCGACAACGACGCCGTCGTCGGTCTCGTATATGTGTCCGCCTTCGTCCCTGATACCGGGGAGAGTGCGCTCTCGCTGTCGTCCAGCGCGCCGGGAAGCACTCTCGGAGACGCGCTTTCTGTGTACCCGGTCACAACCGGAGGCAACGAGTTCGCTATCCGTCCGGACGTATTCCGGCACCAGTTCGCCGCAGATGTGGCAGAGGATGTTGCGGCACTCATGGCCGCAACTCAGCGACCTGTGACCGAAGCCGCGCTCTCCGAGACGCTTTCCACGTCGCGTCCGGCCTGGAAGGACGTGCCCTCCTGGCACGTGTTCGGCGAGCAGGATCTGAATATTCCAGTTGCAGTGCTGCGGGCTGGTGCCGAGCGCGCTGCCTCGCGGGCAACACACGAGATCAGCGGAGCATCACACGCTGTCCCCGTTTCCAACCCCGGTGTCGTCGCCGAGATGATCACTAAAGCAGAGCAGGCCTATGCCGCGACCTTGGAGGGCGCCGCATAG